From Sulfuracidifex tepidarius, one genomic window encodes:
- a CDS encoding CBS domain-containing protein, translated as MEPIVYIDVDRCVGCFMCERACALAKAIEVNVDSRLAELVRPEDCTGCGACERACPYSCINVINYGVNVSERARVTLSRVRRNMSRRLITINDNSTLREASKVMEKEGIGSLMIRNYIVTETDILNGWFSGYTMVKEVSKEAITTQGKSTVDEALYIMNSVNIGHLPVVEGSSMVGMFSIRDALRSMSVTSFSEDLKLRSVKKEDKAGSHALEVPTLPVDSTYAQVYDVLMRNRIKATIVGDGVVSIRDITKGFADGKSQDDHVKPRRLKHFESDDPLHEVIGYMIQNNVRHVPVRQKDKLLLLSTKEITSRNVWVHVP; from the coding sequence ATGGAACCGATTGTATACATAGACGTAGACAGATGCGTAGGGTGTTTCATGTGCGAGAGAGCGTGCGCCCTAGCTAAGGCAATAGAAGTTAACGTTGACTCTAGGTTAGCTGAACTGGTCAGACCGGAAGACTGTACTGGATGTGGAGCTTGTGAAAGGGCTTGCCCTTACTCATGCATCAACGTTATAAATTACGGTGTCAACGTTTCAGAAAGGGCCAGAGTAACACTGTCCAGAGTGAGGAGAAACATGTCAAGGAGATTGATAACGATAAACGACAACTCGACCTTAAGGGAAGCCTCGAAGGTTATGGAGAAGGAAGGAATAGGATCTCTCATGATAAGGAATTACATTGTCACTGAGACTGATATTCTGAACGGCTGGTTCTCAGGTTACACAATGGTTAAAGAAGTTTCAAAGGAGGCAATAACAACACAGGGTAAATCAACCGTAGATGAAGCTCTCTACATAATGAACAGTGTCAATATAGGACATCTCCCTGTAGTCGAAGGGTCTTCCATGGTGGGGATGTTCTCCATTAGGGACGCATTGAGGTCAATGTCTGTGACGTCGTTTAGTGAGGATTTGAAGCTCAGAAGCGTCAAGAAAGAGGATAAAGCTGGATCGCACGCTTTGGAAGTTCCAACTCTTCCTGTAGATTCTACATATGCCCAAGTCTACGACGTCCTCATGAGGAACAGAATTAAGGCTACCATTGTAGGAGACGGTGTAGTATCTATCAGGGACATAACCAAGGGATTCGCGGATGGAAAGTCTCAGGATGATCACGTCAAGCCCAGGAGGCTCAAGCATTTCGAAAGTGACGACCCATTACACGAGGTCATAGGATACATGATACAGAACAATGTGAGACATGTGCCAGTGAGACAAAAGGATAAATTGTTGCTCCTAAGCACAAAGGAAATAACGTCTCGTAATGTATGGGTGCATGTTCCCTAG
- a CDS encoding DUF1404 family protein, with translation MELKDKKPYLFIGIAMIVASVNPASLILASQLEIVRFSFDMTLVWGAGLIGIWIADYLFRQGKMKSLLSFNFSTRGLVLAWGIAGVIISYWYFPGPFDASVISSIMRTAQLLSFLVAGVIGGVGWYGMTNTWKSISMFSLFSMMASMAEIFLELGAYYNTNLYSSYSLQQFTDTAYFLFAMAFAPSTFYMVKWLKDLDLF, from the coding sequence GTGGAATTGAAAGATAAGAAACCATACCTCTTTATAGGAATTGCAATGATAGTAGCTTCGGTGAACCCAGCTTCACTGATACTAGCATCACAGCTTGAGATAGTGAGGTTCTCGTTTGATATGACCTTAGTGTGGGGTGCCGGTTTAATCGGAATCTGGATAGCTGATTACCTCTTCAGACAAGGGAAAATGAAGAGTCTTTTATCGTTCAATTTCTCCACGAGAGGGCTGGTCTTAGCTTGGGGAATAGCTGGAGTGATAATATCGTACTGGTACTTCCCCGGGCCTTTCGATGCTTCAGTGATCTCAAGCATAATGAGGACAGCACAATTACTTTCCTTCCTGGTGGCAGGAGTAATAGGAGGAGTTGGATGGTACGGAATGACCAATACTTGGAAGAGCATCTCCATGTTCTCGCTATTCAGCATGATGGCTAGCATGGCTGAGATATTTCTAGAACTTGGAGCTTATTACAACACCAATCTTTACAGTTCGTATTCCCTCCAGCAGTTCACGGACACTGCATACTTCCTGTTTGCCATGGCTTTCGCACCTTCAACTTTCTACATGGTGAAGTGGCTAAAAGACCTTGATTTATTTTAA
- a CDS encoding 4Fe-4S binding protein — MEKVEYKSLNRLKNHQRKFNFFTAIFTIFAGLFTWISTLLSNVLMIESGMLVFTTALTILGVNLTLDLTVKSNSNSWIFAPSRSRATLRRETCEHKPSMLQGKLGKFFKKKWAHFLIVFPSFLVFYVVMVVGIVGYQGIDPAGISLVNFASDISWFLWFPLLWALTWVANGRTWCQTCPFSGQAEWLHRGHPWKIGRKLGLNLRWPLKYSTILYSAIGFSILTWVEEFYNIGGPGIPELTSVVLIYIAALELFITLVFQDRTFCRTMCPLSAPLALTTMISPLGTFRAKDPEKCRTCTTKDCMKGNQESHGCPWFASPGSKETAPMCGLASDCYKACPHDNIDWNVKRFPWLSDLNASRKRFDLGLSVLILLGVVLFQFVNALPIYTMIDQWLNHFMGWAYLSKALTPGLSRYGYSNDGYPNPIDYAVINVIPIVVVYMAARAQRVVPFKLAFTSLSYSLIPIFASTILARNLPKLMGGALLIMNEITDPMGGGLTSKGIYSTFWGGVLHSLGSNPINATAEWWVLPLMEFIIVFGTFLGMRASRSLSEADGVSKKTYYSLVLGFGIVFMIITYWMSSPASPSLPFYNPLVGNLLYNPLQAQPPF; from the coding sequence ATGGAGAAAGTTGAATATAAATCTTTAAATAGATTAAAAAATCATCAAAGAAAGTTCAATTTTTTCACTGCAATATTCACAATCTTTGCAGGTTTGTTCACTTGGATTTCAACCTTACTGAGCAACGTGTTGATGATCGAGTCAGGCATGTTAGTTTTCACCACTGCACTGACCATACTGGGAGTGAACCTGACTTTGGATTTGACAGTGAAATCGAACAGTAACTCGTGGATATTTGCACCATCGAGGTCAAGAGCTACCTTGAGGAGGGAAACATGCGAACATAAGCCATCCATGTTACAAGGCAAGTTGGGAAAGTTCTTCAAGAAGAAGTGGGCACATTTCTTGATCGTATTTCCGAGCTTCTTGGTGTTCTACGTAGTGATGGTAGTGGGCATTGTCGGATATCAAGGAATTGACCCTGCAGGAATAAGCTTGGTCAACTTCGCCTCCGACATAAGTTGGTTCCTGTGGTTTCCCCTGTTATGGGCATTGACCTGGGTAGCAAACGGGAGGACTTGGTGCCAAACTTGTCCTTTCAGCGGGCAGGCTGAATGGCTTCACAGAGGACATCCATGGAAGATAGGGAGAAAACTAGGACTCAACCTGAGGTGGCCTCTAAAGTATTCTACTATCCTTTACTCAGCGATAGGGTTCTCAATTCTCACGTGGGTGGAGGAGTTCTATAACATCGGCGGTCCGGGTATACCTGAGTTAACTTCAGTAGTCCTGATATACATAGCTGCGTTAGAGCTTTTCATTACTCTCGTCTTTCAGGATAGGACTTTCTGTAGGACTATGTGTCCCCTGAGTGCTCCTCTGGCACTAACTACCATGATTTCTCCGTTGGGTACTTTCAGAGCTAAGGATCCTGAGAAATGCAGGACGTGCACTACAAAGGATTGCATGAAGGGAAACCAGGAGAGCCACGGATGCCCTTGGTTTGCTTCACCAGGAAGTAAGGAAACTGCTCCTATGTGTGGTTTAGCCTCAGACTGTTACAAGGCGTGTCCTCACGATAACATAGATTGGAACGTCAAGAGGTTTCCGTGGTTGAGCGACCTTAACGCCAGTAGAAAGAGATTCGATCTCGGATTATCGGTTCTCATATTGCTTGGAGTTGTCCTATTCCAGTTCGTGAATGCGTTACCTATCTATACGATGATAGATCAATGGCTGAACCATTTCATGGGGTGGGCGTACTTGTCTAAAGCGTTGACCCCAGGGCTATCAAGGTATGGATACTCTAATGACGGTTATCCGAACCCTATAGACTACGCCGTCATAAACGTAATACCTATAGTGGTAGTTTACATGGCCGCGAGGGCTCAAAGGGTTGTTCCTTTCAAGTTAGCTTTCACAAGCTTGTCCTATTCCCTGATACCGATATTTGCCTCGACGATTCTAGCGAGGAACCTGCCCAAACTCATGGGGGGAGCTCTGTTGATAATGAATGAAATCACAGACCCCATGGGAGGAGGACTCACTAGTAAAGGGATCTATTCGACTTTCTGGGGAGGAGTACTTCATTCCCTGGGAAGTAATCCGATTAACGCTACTGCAGAGTGGTGGGTTCTTCCGCTCATGGAGTTCATCATAGTCTTCGGAACCTTTCTTGGCATGAGGGCTTCGAGAAGCTTGAGCGAAGCGGATGGGGTGAGCAAGAAAACTTACTATTCCTTGGTACTCGGTTTCGGAATCGTATTCATGATAATAACATACTGGATGTCTTCTCCAGCGTCTCCTAGTTTGCCTTTCTACAATCCCTTGGTAGGAAACCTCCTCTACAATCCCCTTCAAGCACAACCTCCATTCTAG